The genomic window CCGGCATAGGGTTTTTCGATCACATGCTGATGCAGATCGCCTGCCACGGGTTGATCGACCTGAATGTCGAGGCCAAGGGCGATTTGCACATCGATGCGCACCACACGGTTGAGGATGTCGGCATTTGTATTGGTCAGGCGCTGCGCAAGGCGTGGGGCGACCGCAAGGGCTTGGTGCGCATGGGCACGGCCTATGTTCCGCTCGATGAAGCCTTGACGCGCACGGCGATTGATCTTTCCGGGCGGCCTTACTTCGTGTGGAACGTGGCCTTTACCGCGCCCAAGATCGGCGATTTCGATGTCGAGCTTGTGGAGGAATTCTTTAAATCGCTTTGTTTCAATGCGCAAATAAACCTGCACATCGAAACGCTTCATGGCCGCAACAACCACCACATCGCAGAAACGTGTTTTAAATCATGCGCCCGCGCGCTGCGTGCCGCCACGGCGGTGGACCCGCGCGCCAAGGCTGCCGTGCCTTCCACCAAGGGAACGCTTTGACCGGAGCGCGCGCATGACCCAGCGTATTGCGCTTATCACCTGCTGCGGGGCCAATTTCAATTCGGTGCGCTTTGCGCTTGCGCGGCTTGGCGTGCAGACGGAAGACACGACCGACCCGGCCGCGGTCGCGGCGGCCGATAAAATCATTTTGCCCGGCGTCGGCGCCGCCGCCGTTGCCATGCAGGCGCTTGAACGCCACGGACTTGTCGATGTTTTGCGCAACAACAAAAAACCGCTTCTGGGTGTGTGCGTCGGCATGCAGGTTTTGTATGAACGGTCGGAGGAAGGCGATGTCGCCTGTCTCGGCCTGCTGCCGGGCACGGTCGCCAGATTCCCGGAAACCGGCGCGGACGGCGCACGCTTGCGCGTGCCGCATATGGGCTGGAACAGCCTGAATATAAAGCGCGCGGGCGCGCTTCTGGACGGAATAGCGGACGGCGCATATGCCTATTTCGTGCACAGCTTCCGCGCGCCCGTTTCCGCCTTTACGATTGCCGAAAGCGATTACGGCGGGCCATTTGCCGCCGCCGTGCAGAAAGATAATTTATATGCCTGCCAGTTCCACCCGGAACGTTCGGCCGGCGTGGGCGCGCGGCTTTTGCGCAACTTTACGGAGATGCCATGCTGACGCGGCGCATCATTCCCTGCCTTGACGTTAAGGATGGCGTTGTCGTGAAGGGCATCGGTTTCCGCGACCACCGCGTTGTGGGCGATATCACCGAGCGCGCTGCGCTGTACAGCGCGCAAGGCGCGGACGAGCTTGTGTTCTATGACATCACCGCGAGCGCCGAGGGGCGCACGGTGGATTACGGCTGGGTCGAGCGCGTGGCGCGGCAGATCGACATACCCTTTTGCGTCGCGGGCGGCATCCGCAGCCTAGCGGCGGCGGAAAAAATCCTCGGGCGCGGCGCGGACAAGGTTTCGATCAATTCGCCGGCGCTGGAAAACCCCGCGCTGATCGGCGAGCTGGCGCTGCGCTTCGGGGTGCAATGCGTCGTGGTCGGGATCGACAGCAGGCAGGAAGAAGGCGGCTACCGCGTGTATCAATATACCGGCAGCGCCGAAAAAACCCGCGATACCGCGCGTGAAACCGCCGCTTGGGCGCATGAAGCGGCCGAGCGCGGCGCGGGCGAGATCGTTTTGAACTGCATGCGCGCCGACGGGCGCAAGGACGGCTATGACATTCCGCATCTGCGCGCGGTGCGCGCGGCCGTGAACATACCGCTGGTCGCTTCGGGCGGCGCGGGCAGGCTTGAGCATTTTGCGGATGCGTTCACGCAGGCGGACGCCGATGCCGCGCTGGCCGCCAGCGTATTCCATGATAACCTGTTCACGATCGGCGAGGTGAAGGGCCATTTGCGGCGGGAAGGAATTGCGGTGCGGCTATGAGCGCGGGCGACAACAAGGGCACGGAAGGTTTTGATTGGGGCAAGATGGGCGGGCTTATTCCCGCCGTCGTGCAGGATGCGCGCACGGGCGCGGTGCTGATGCTTGGCTATATGAACCCGGATGCGTACGAAAAGACGCTTTCGACCGGGCTTGTGACTTTTTTCAGCCGCAGCCGCAACGCGCTCTGGACCAAGGGTGAAACTTCGGGCAACCACCTGCGGCTCGTGAAGATGGCGGGGGATTGCGATATGGATGCGATCCTCGTGCTGGCCGAGCCTTCCGGCTACACCTGCCATCTTGGCTTCACCAGCTGCTTCGATGCGCCCGCGCGCGAAAGCGGCGAAGCCGCGAAGGATGCGCCGTTCATGTTTTTGCGCAAGCTCGAAAGCGTGATCGCGCAGCGCGCGAACGATAAGCCGGAGGCCAGCTATACCGCCAAATTGCTGGCTTCGGGCATGCCGCGCGTGGCGCAGAAGGTGGCCGAGGAAGGCGCGGAAGCCGCGCTCGCGGCCGTGGCGGAGCCCGAGAAGCTGGCGAACGAAGCGGCGGATTTACTGTTCCACCTTCTTGTGCTTTTGAAGGCGGGCGGAAAAAACCTGGATGAAGTGATCGCGGTTTTGCAGGCGCGGCATAAGTAGCGCGCGATCAACGGAATACAATACTAAAAAATAATCAGATAACTTAGCCCGCAGGTGCAGGTTTGGGCGCGGTGTGCCAAGTGATGCGCGATTGCCGTTTTGCCGCCGAAGGTTCGTAATTCTGTTGACGCGCAAGGGTATGAGCCCAGCCACGAGGGCACCGATACCGCCAATACCCATCAGCCAGTTAACGGCGAGTGGAGCGGCAAGACCAAAGGCGCCCATTGTTAAGCCGAGGGCAAGACCGGCAACGAAAATTGAGCCAAACAGAACCAGGCGTCCTTGCGGCGTGGAAGTGAAATAATCAAGTGAACCGAATTTTTTCTCCTTGAATTCAGTTTCGGCATACTTATTGGTGATTTGTTCGTCCTTACCAACTGATTTTTTCACATTTTTGTTCGGGCTCATCGCCTTGACAATGTTGTAGATGCCGAAGGCGAGAAGCCCCAACCCGACAACGCCAAGCAAAGCCGGTGCTACGAAAGGCAGAAAGGCGGGGAACGCAGCCGCGCCGAACATCGCTGCGGTAGAAGCAGAAGATGCAGTTACCGCTGCCGTGCCCATGCCGAAATAGGCGGCGAAAGAAGCCCCAACACCCATAACGGTTGCGGCAATGCCGTACATCCCGCGAATGCCGCGGTCGGCGGCTGTTTGATAATCGGCGGTATGTTTGACGGGTGCGGGGGTTGTCATGTTTGCTCCGTAAAAAATCATTCTTAAAATTGGTAAGCGTGACTATACCAAATATAGAGCAGGTTATGTAACCAATTCCTTGATGTTTTAATTTCAAGACATTAACATATTGTTTTATATAAATAATTTTTTGATAAAATGGAGGCTAAATTTCCACCTGCGTGCCGAGTTCGAGCACGCATTTCGGCGGGATACGATAGTAATCGGTCGCGTTCTGTGCGCTGGCTGATAGCGCGATATACAGGCGCTCCTCGATCGGGCCAAGATCGGGCATGCGCGAGGCCAGCAGCGTTTCGCGGCTTAGGAAATAGGAAATATTTTCGGGATCGACCTGCAGCCCGTGTTCGGCGCACATGCGCAGCGCCTTGGGCACGTCCGGCCTATCGAGAAAGCCGTAATGTGCCACGACGCTGTAGCAGCCGTGACCGAGATCGGT from Alphaproteobacteria bacterium includes these protein-coding regions:
- the hisH gene encoding imidazole glycerol phosphate synthase subunit HisH, whose product is MTQRIALITCCGANFNSVRFALARLGVQTEDTTDPAAVAAADKIILPGVGAAAVAMQALERHGLVDVLRNNKKPLLGVCVGMQVLYERSEEGDVACLGLLPGTVARFPETGADGARLRVPHMGWNSLNIKRAGALLDGIADGAYAYFVHSFRAPVSAFTIAESDYGGPFAAAVQKDNLYACQFHPERSAGVGARLLRNFTEMPC
- the hisF gene encoding imidazole glycerol phosphate synthase subunit HisF encodes the protein MLTRRIIPCLDVKDGVVVKGIGFRDHRVVGDITERAALYSAQGADELVFYDITASAEGRTVDYGWVERVARQIDIPFCVAGGIRSLAAAEKILGRGADKVSINSPALENPALIGELALRFGVQCVVVGIDSRQEEGGYRVYQYTGSAEKTRDTARETAAWAHEAAERGAGEIVLNCMRADGRKDGYDIPHLRAVRAAVNIPLVASGGAGRLEHFADAFTQADADAALAASVFHDNLFTIGEVKGHLRREGIAVRL
- the hisB gene encoding imidazoleglycerol-phosphate dehydratase HisB; translation: MRKASVERKTKETSIKVSVNLDGKGAGKINTGIGFFDHMLMQIACHGLIDLNVEAKGDLHIDAHHTVEDVGICIGQALRKAWGDRKGLVRMGTAYVPLDEALTRTAIDLSGRPYFVWNVAFTAPKIGDFDVELVEEFFKSLCFNAQINLHIETLHGRNNHHIAETCFKSCARALRAATAVDPRAKAAVPSTKGTL
- a CDS encoding bifunctional phosphoribosyl-AMP cyclohydrolase/phosphoribosyl-ATP diphosphatase HisIE; translation: MSAGDNKGTEGFDWGKMGGLIPAVVQDARTGAVLMLGYMNPDAYEKTLSTGLVTFFSRSRNALWTKGETSGNHLRLVKMAGDCDMDAILVLAEPSGYTCHLGFTSCFDAPARESGEAAKDAPFMFLRKLESVIAQRANDKPEASYTAKLLASGMPRVAQKVAEEGAEAALAAVAEPEKLANEAADLLFHLLVLLKAGGKNLDEVIAVLQARHK